A DNA window from uncultured Methanoregula sp. contains the following coding sequences:
- a CDS encoding ABC transporter permease: MRKISLAITIILFFIISATLLGLILYSPLPVLARSLASPEIQFAIVLSLVTSILSTLICIAVAIPVAYALARYEFFGKRIATLVLTIPLTLPPLVAGIALLLFFGTTPWGKALENAGFAVIFTPLGIIVAEVFVNLPYLIRILRSAFSSVNPRFEYVAKTLGCTDTTAFFQVTLPMTRHGLLAGTVITWSKAMGEFGAVLMLAGATTMRTETLPIALYLNISAGDFDLAVAAATILILISLFTLCTVEYFDRDVHVF; this comes from the coding sequence ATGCGAAAAATCTCTCTCGCTATCACCATCATTCTGTTTTTCATCATCAGTGCAACCCTTCTCGGTCTGATTCTCTATTCCCCGCTCCCTGTTCTTGCCCGAAGTCTCGCGAGCCCGGAAATCCAGTTCGCAATTGTACTCAGCCTTGTCACGAGCATACTATCCACCCTCATCTGCATCGCGGTCGCCATCCCGGTGGCCTATGCTCTCGCACGGTACGAGTTCTTCGGCAAGCGGATCGCAACCCTTGTCCTCACCATTCCCTTAACACTCCCTCCGCTGGTTGCCGGTATCGCGCTCCTGCTCTTCTTCGGTACGACCCCATGGGGCAAGGCATTGGAGAACGCCGGTTTCGCAGTGATTTTCACCCCGCTTGGGATCATTGTTGCAGAAGTATTCGTGAACCTTCCCTACCTGATCCGCATCCTGCGATCCGCATTCTCATCGGTGAACCCTCGTTTCGAATACGTGGCAAAGACGCTCGGATGCACGGATACCACCGCATTCTTCCAGGTGACGCTCCCCATGACACGCCACGGTCTCCTTGCCGGGACGGTCATCACGTGGTCGAAAGCGATGGGAGAGTTCGGGGCGGTGCTGATGCTCGCCGGTGCTACTACCATGAGAACCGAGACACTGCCAATTGCACTCTACCTGAATATATCGGCAGGAGACTTCGATCTCGCTGTTGCAGCTGCGACCATCCTGATCCTGATCTCGCTCTTCACGTTGTGTACTGTGGAATACTTTGACCGGGATGTGCATGTTTTTTAG
- a CDS encoding Mrp/NBP35 family ATP-binding protein, whose amino-acid sequence MTEHSAQQDTPCDENCNENCDTCPSGQPHNAPKGLPPKAKIDVKHVILVLSGKGGVGKSTVSVNLASALAGHGKKVGLLDLDFHGPNIPKMLGIEDQRPAVLADAIEPVHVTGNLSVISMAFLLPDTSTPVVWRGPMKMIAIQQFLAEVNWGALDYLVVDLPPGTGDEALTIAQLAPNVRGAVIVTTPQDVAVMDAIKAAKFIEKLELPVIGVIENMSGMVCPHCGEVVNLFGAGGGKKAAEDLGVPYLGAIPLDPEMVKAGDEGRPYVLRHADSPTWRAVDTIMEKLVAEIEANPA is encoded by the coding sequence ATGACAGAACATTCCGCACAACAAGATACGCCCTGCGATGAAAACTGCAATGAGAACTGCGATACCTGCCCGTCTGGACAGCCGCACAATGCCCCAAAAGGGCTGCCCCCGAAGGCAAAGATCGATGTGAAACATGTCATCCTGGTCCTGAGCGGGAAAGGTGGGGTGGGAAAATCCACGGTCTCGGTGAACCTTGCATCCGCCCTTGCCGGTCATGGAAAAAAAGTCGGCCTGCTCGATCTTGACTTCCACGGCCCCAATATTCCCAAGATGCTCGGGATTGAGGATCAGCGGCCCGCCGTGCTTGCAGACGCTATCGAACCCGTCCATGTCACCGGAAACCTTTCGGTAATCTCGATGGCGTTCCTGCTCCCGGATACGAGCACTCCCGTTGTCTGGCGCGGCCCGATGAAGATGATCGCCATCCAGCAGTTCCTTGCTGAGGTGAACTGGGGAGCGCTCGATTATCTCGTGGTTGACCTCCCGCCCGGAACCGGGGACGAGGCGCTCACTATCGCCCAGCTGGCCCCGAACGTCCGGGGAGCAGTCATCGTCACCACCCCGCAGGATGTTGCAGTGATGGATGCGATCAAGGCTGCAAAATTCATTGAGAAACTGGAGTTGCCGGTCATCGGGGTTATTGAGAACATGAGCGGGATGGTCTGTCCCCACTGCGGGGAGGTCGTCAACCTCTTTGGTGCCGGTGGCGGAAAGAAAGCTGCCGAAGATCTCGGGGTGCCGTACCTTGGTGCGATTCCCCTTGACCCGGAGATGGTGAAAGCCGGCGATGAGGGCCGGCCCTATGTCCTCCGTCATGCCGATTCCCCCACATGGAGAGCGGTGGATACCATCATGGAAAAACTGGTTGCCGAGATCGAGGCAAACCCGGCATGA
- a CDS encoding MarR family transcriptional regulator has product MSQTTITMPELYQVWMRIRNKMNVMESIPRDFGVDDPLFLSEIHTIQAIGNTPENNVRIIAEILGVTPSAASQVITKLTKRGLVRKIRGVRNEKEVSLELTGQGLIAFKNHEQVHAQVQTRITERIGDLNKEELDTIGRVFSAFESVYDERIDALMQAADSKTGTRSD; this is encoded by the coding sequence ATGAGCCAAACCACCATTACAATGCCGGAACTTTACCAGGTCTGGATGAGAATCCGGAACAAAATGAACGTCATGGAGAGCATCCCCCGTGATTTCGGTGTGGACGACCCGCTTTTTCTCTCTGAGATCCACACCATCCAGGCAATCGGGAATACGCCGGAGAACAACGTCAGGATCATCGCAGAAATCCTGGGTGTGACACCGTCCGCGGCATCGCAGGTGATCACAAAACTGACAAAACGCGGGCTGGTGCGTAAGATCCGGGGAGTCCGTAACGAAAAAGAAGTCTCGCTTGAGCTGACCGGGCAGGGGTTGATCGCGTTCAAAAATCACGAACAGGTCCACGCACAAGTTCAAACACGCATCACCGAACGGATCGGCGATCTTAACAAAGAGGAACTGGATACCATCGGGCGGGTCTTTTCTGCATTCGAATCGGTGTACGATGAACGCATCGATGCACTCATGCAGGCCGCTGACAGTAAGACCGGGACGCGATCAGATTGA
- a CDS encoding MFS transporter has protein sequence MTTTPETTIRRSGHTWELARLTLAHLINDTYFPVLMALQPILITTLGYSYFQAALLVVTYSLLSSLLQPVFGHLADKKGFRVSIGLSILLSGCGIALLGQLSDHYLIMLGCVALSAVGTASFHPGALCKVGALAASGNRGKITSFFIVGGNLGQAIGPLIAGLALAYGSIQAVTWLILPAVIMALFLLVYPIPDTCPVALKTTGTGNENWKPVILLFAGSTLRMWVTYGAMTFLPTFLVLNGYPILEATILISVMLLAGVAGQLTGGMLSDRIGRKTVIVITTFAAIPAFTAILFAHGFLLIAAIIAFGFLLWSSFGVTVAMAHELMPTQIGLVSGLFLGIAMGVGGIGVSVSGALADRIGLNASLFLFPVIILATAVLFLMVGYPRKEVNC, from the coding sequence ATGACAACCACTCCGGAAACAACAATCCGCCGATCAGGTCATACGTGGGAACTCGCCCGGCTCACCCTCGCGCATCTCATAAACGATACGTATTTCCCGGTGTTGATGGCGTTGCAGCCGATCCTGATTACAACTCTTGGCTACAGTTATTTCCAGGCAGCCCTCCTGGTGGTGACGTACAGCCTGCTCTCCTCGCTTCTCCAGCCGGTCTTCGGTCACCTTGCCGATAAGAAGGGATTTCGGGTCAGCATCGGCCTCTCGATCCTGTTGTCCGGATGCGGTATCGCACTTCTTGGCCAGCTTTCGGATCATTACCTGATCATGCTTGGATGCGTTGCGTTATCCGCCGTGGGAACTGCAAGCTTTCATCCCGGGGCGCTCTGCAAGGTCGGCGCGTTAGCGGCATCGGGCAACCGGGGGAAGATTACATCGTTTTTCATCGTAGGGGGAAACCTTGGGCAGGCAATTGGCCCGCTTATCGCTGGGCTCGCTCTCGCATACGGGAGTATCCAAGCGGTTACATGGCTGATTTTACCGGCTGTAATAATGGCTCTGTTTCTCCTTGTTTACCCGATCCCGGATACCTGCCCGGTCGCTCTGAAAACTACAGGAACCGGAAACGAGAACTGGAAACCGGTCATCCTGCTCTTTGCCGGTTCGACCCTGAGAATGTGGGTAACCTACGGGGCGATGACGTTCCTCCCAACATTCCTTGTCCTGAACGGGTATCCCATACTTGAGGCAACGATACTCATCAGTGTCATGCTTTTAGCAGGTGTTGCCGGCCAACTCACCGGGGGTATGCTTTCAGATAGGATCGGGAGAAAAACGGTGATTGTAATAACAACATTTGCAGCCATACCGGCATTTACCGCCATCCTGTTCGCGCACGGCTTCCTTCTCATTGCTGCGATCATTGCGTTCGGGTTCCTTCTCTGGTCATCCTTTGGAGTCACCGTCGCGATGGCCCACGAGCTGATGCCAACGCAGATTGGACTGGTCTCAGGTCTTTTCCTTGGAATCGCCATGGGGGTTGGCGGGATTGGGGTTTCAGTATCGGGGGCCCTTGCAGACCGGATTGGGCTTAACGCAAGCCTGTTCCTGTTCCCGGTGATCATCCTTGCTACAGCGGTGCTCTTTTTGATGGTCGGATATCCACGAAAAGAGGTAAATTGCTGA
- a CDS encoding ATP-binding cassette domain-containing protein: MLRIESLSITLGEFSVRDVSLEIQSGEYFIILGPTGAGKTVLLETIAGIHTPESGKIFLGSREITSTEPRSRNIGMVYQDYMLFPHLSVQDNIAFGLRQKKTSPGNQQALVDEMSSLLEISHLKKRFPGTLSGGEQQRVALARALVLRPEILLLDEPMSALDGRTRERMRMELSRIRKLTGTTIIQITHHFEDVFALADRIAIMQEGHIVQIGETSDVFLHPADTFVAEFLGIGNIIRGSSSKAGNITRITPILGPSFFAASEIAGDVVATLHAEDVILSVEPFASSARNCLPGIVSEVVAFGSTVRVILDVGFPLTALLTRESCRDLHLERGSKVYATFKASAVHVIPVTLF; encoded by the coding sequence GTGCTCCGCATAGAATCCCTTTCCATCACCCTTGGCGAATTTTCGGTACGGGATGTCTCACTTGAGATACAGTCCGGGGAATATTTCATCATTCTCGGTCCGACCGGTGCGGGAAAGACAGTTCTTCTGGAAACAATTGCCGGCATCCATACGCCAGAGTCAGGAAAAATTTTCCTAGGCAGCCGGGAGATCACATCAACAGAACCGCGCTCACGGAATATCGGCATGGTATACCAGGACTACATGCTCTTTCCTCATCTTTCGGTACAGGACAATATCGCGTTCGGGCTGCGTCAGAAAAAGACCTCTCCGGGTAACCAGCAGGCGCTGGTGGATGAGATGAGTTCACTCCTGGAAATTTCCCATCTCAAAAAACGATTTCCCGGGACATTGAGCGGGGGCGAGCAGCAGCGGGTCGCTCTTGCCAGGGCACTGGTACTCAGGCCGGAGATCCTGCTGCTCGATGAACCGATGAGCGCACTTGACGGCCGCACGAGGGAACGGATGCGCATGGAATTGTCCCGCATCCGAAAACTTACAGGGACGACAATCATTCAGATTACGCATCATTTCGAGGATGTTTTTGCGCTTGCCGACAGGATTGCAATCATGCAGGAGGGACACATTGTCCAGATCGGGGAAACATCGGACGTATTCCTGCATCCTGCCGATACCTTTGTTGCAGAGTTCCTGGGTATCGGCAATATTATCCGGGGGAGTTCATCGAAAGCCGGAAATATTACCCGGATCACGCCCATTCTCGGCCCGTCATTCTTTGCTGCTTCCGAGATTGCCGGGGACGTGGTTGCCACCCTGCATGCCGAAGACGTGATCCTGTCCGTAGAACCTTTCGCTTCCAGCGCCCGTAACTGCCTTCCGGGAATCGTCTCAGAAGTCGTTGCCTTTGGGAGTACGGTCAGGGTTATCCTCGATGTGGGTTTTCCGCTCACGGCACTCCTGACCCGGGAGAGCTGCCGGGATCTGCATCTCGAACGGGGAAGCAAAGTCTATGCAACGTTCAAGGCGTCGGCAGTCCATGTGATCCCGGTAACCCTGTTCTGA
- the modA gene encoding molybdate ABC transporter substrate-binding protein, whose protein sequence is MSDMKATRSVLICTLLVVCALFAAGCTSTSNTGTPATVTTPAGAQSGIIVFAGAGLKAPLDEIGPAFTQKYGIPVQYNYGGAGTLVSQMNLTRKGDVFIPGSTVEFQTAKDQGLVTTNQLVAYHVPVIAVQKGNPKNITSLKDFARPGLKIALGDANATAIGKAGTKMFNKLNITAAVEKNVVTRTPTINELTIIMNLGQADAALLTLDQIDATKVDAITIPIGDNNVLITPIGATTYSQNTDAANKFVAYVASDEGKAYFAKHNFPTYPDPVYANVKP, encoded by the coding sequence ATGAGCGATATGAAAGCCACACGATCTGTGCTTATCTGTACTCTCCTTGTCGTCTGTGCATTGTTCGCAGCCGGCTGCACTTCAACATCGAACACAGGAACACCCGCAACGGTCACGACTCCGGCAGGCGCCCAAAGCGGCATCATCGTATTTGCCGGAGCCGGACTGAAAGCCCCGCTTGACGAGATCGGACCGGCCTTCACCCAGAAATACGGCATCCCGGTGCAGTATAATTACGGCGGTGCAGGCACCCTCGTCTCCCAGATGAACCTGACCCGGAAAGGCGATGTTTTTATACCCGGTTCAACGGTTGAGTTCCAGACTGCCAAAGACCAGGGACTTGTAACAACAAACCAGCTGGTCGCCTATCACGTACCGGTGATTGCAGTCCAGAAGGGCAACCCGAAGAATATCACAAGCCTGAAGGATTTCGCCCGGCCCGGCCTGAAGATTGCCCTGGGCGATGCCAATGCAACGGCGATCGGAAAAGCCGGAACCAAGATGTTCAACAAGCTCAACATCACCGCAGCAGTAGAGAAGAATGTTGTCACCAGGACCCCGACCATCAACGAGCTCACGATTATTATGAACCTCGGTCAGGCAGATGCAGCGCTCCTGACACTGGATCAGATCGATGCCACGAAAGTGGATGCGATCACCATCCCGATTGGCGACAATAATGTCCTGATCACGCCGATCGGTGCAACAACGTACTCCCAGAATACCGATGCAGCAAACAAATTCGTTGCCTATGTCGCATCCGACGAAGGAAAGGCATACTTCGCAAAACACAATTTCCCCACCTACCCGGATCCGGTCTATGCCAATGTCAAACCATGA
- a CDS encoding MTH865 family protein: MPTWKYTDKDVTKAKAEESLKSIKGACFGCGTHSADCPIASAAGAVSEMLGCESISVKDQIHGQITGALKGAKFPVKTPKDLIAAFPNGAETTCQVGDLKMTAGEAGKLLKASDFPFTNAKSVADVIVDRAGL; encoded by the coding sequence ATGCCGACATGGAAGTACACAGACAAAGATGTAACAAAAGCAAAGGCAGAAGAATCCCTCAAGTCGATCAAGGGTGCGTGTTTCGGGTGCGGGACCCACAGCGCTGACTGCCCGATTGCCAGTGCTGCCGGGGCAGTCTCTGAGATGCTTGGATGCGAGTCCATCTCTGTGAAGGACCAGATTCACGGACAGATTACCGGTGCCCTGAAAGGAGCGAAATTCCCGGTCAAAACCCCGAAGGATCTTATTGCGGCGTTTCCGAATGGTGCAGAAACAACCTGCCAGGTCGGAGATCTGAAGATGACTGCCGGCGAGGCAGGAAAACTGCTCAAGGCTTCTGACTTCCCGTTCACGAATGCAAAGTCTGTTGCCGATGTCATCGTTGACCGGGCAGGGTTGTAA
- the atwA gene encoding methyl coenzyme M reductase system, component A2 gives MPEPFISVQDLCMDFDGSRVLNKLSFEIPEGEIMGVIGRSGAGKSVLMHLLRGVEQPPTSGSIIYHMAACNRCTFMNVQSRAGMKCPECGGDLVAVDVDLWDDRSNGLRSRVMNRTAIMFQRTFALYGDDRVIENVLHALDDIRYPQEHAISRAADLIDQVRLSHRMMHIARDLSGGEKQRVVLARQLAKNPSMLFADEPTGTLDPETARLVHGMLTDAAKKNSMGMVVTSHFSQVIEDMANRAMLLVDGEIASIGSPKTVIRAFAKDFHEIDESIPVELGEKILSARDVTKRYISVDRGVVKAVNMATFDVAKKEIFGIIGKSGAGKTTLSRIISGIIEPTSGEMNVLIGDDWVDMTKPGIDQRGRAKEYIGLLHQEYDLFPHRTVLDNLTDSIGLEFPKELAVRKAVITLRMAGFTEEKAREILNRFPKELSDGERHRVALAQVLIREPRLVVLDEPTGTMDPITKQDVKHSILHARDEMDETFIVVSHDMDFVRDICDRLALMRGGKIIDIGPTASILAQVTEEEKTG, from the coding sequence ATGCCAGAACCATTCATCAGCGTACAGGATCTCTGCATGGACTTCGACGGTTCCCGGGTCCTGAACAAATTATCCTTTGAGATCCCCGAGGGGGAGATCATGGGTGTCATCGGGAGGAGCGGGGCCGGTAAAAGCGTGCTGATGCATCTTTTGCGGGGAGTTGAACAGCCGCCTACCAGCGGCTCGATCATCTACCACATGGCTGCCTGCAACCGCTGCACGTTCATGAACGTCCAGAGCAGGGCGGGAATGAAATGTCCCGAGTGCGGGGGAGATCTTGTGGCGGTGGATGTCGATCTCTGGGATGACAGGAGCAACGGCTTGCGCTCCCGGGTCATGAACCGGACCGCGATCATGTTCCAGCGGACATTCGCACTCTATGGCGATGACCGGGTCATCGAGAATGTCCTCCACGCGCTCGACGATATCCGCTACCCCCAGGAGCACGCGATCAGCCGGGCTGCCGACCTGATCGACCAGGTCCGGCTCTCGCACCGGATGATGCATATCGCCCGCGACCTCTCGGGCGGCGAGAAGCAGCGGGTCGTGCTTGCCCGGCAGCTTGCAAAGAACCCGTCGATGCTCTTCGCCGACGAACCGACCGGGACTCTCGATCCCGAAACAGCCCGGCTGGTCCACGGCATGCTCACCGATGCGGCAAAGAAGAATTCGATGGGCATGGTCGTCACCTCGCATTTCTCCCAGGTGATCGAGGATATGGCGAACCGCGCCATGCTGCTCGTGGATGGCGAGATCGCATCCATCGGCTCTCCAAAGACCGTCATCCGTGCGTTTGCGAAAGATTTTCACGAGATTGACGAGTCCATACCAGTTGAGCTGGGAGAGAAGATCCTCTCGGCCCGGGACGTGACCAAGCGCTACATCTCGGTAGACCGGGGCGTAGTGAAAGCGGTGAACATGGCAACCTTCGATGTGGCAAAGAAGGAGATCTTCGGCATCATCGGTAAAAGCGGGGCGGGTAAGACCACGCTCTCCCGGATCATCTCCGGTATCATCGAGCCCACGAGCGGCGAGATGAACGTGCTCATCGGCGACGACTGGGTCGACATGACAAAACCCGGTATCGACCAGCGGGGCAGGGCAAAGGAGTACATCGGTCTCCTGCACCAGGAATACGATCTCTTCCCGCACAGAACCGTGCTCGATAACCTGACGGATTCGATCGGTCTTGAGTTCCCCAAGGAGCTTGCGGTGAGAAAGGCGGTGATCACGCTCCGGATGGCCGGCTTTACGGAAGAGAAGGCCCGGGAGATTTTAAACCGGTTCCCCAAAGAGCTCTCGGACGGCGAGCGGCACCGGGTTGCCCTTGCGCAGGTGCTCATCCGCGAGCCCCGCCTCGTAGTACTCGACGAGCCGACCGGTACCATGGACCCCATCACAAAACAGGACGTGAAGCACTCGATCCTGCATGCCCGGGACGAGATGGACGAGACGTTCATCGTGGTCTCCCATGACATGGACTTTGTCCGCGACATCTGCGACCGGCTCGCCCTGATGCGGGGCGGGAAGATCATCGATATCGGCCCGACCGCGTCCATCCTTGCCCAGGTCACCGAAGAAGAGAAGACCGGCTGA
- a CDS encoding DUF134 domain-containing protein, with the protein MAADENSEMNECPRRGRPRLRRTIAGNSESRCYKPCCCPEQEGTGISLQPDEIELIRLIDLEGLEQEEAAERLGVSRKTAWRDLHEARRKIADALVNGKGIEMAGCTKAAEGRCPKCPKDTTDRI; encoded by the coding sequence ATGGCAGCGGATGAAAACAGCGAGATGAATGAGTGTCCCCGGCGGGGAAGACCGCGGCTCAGGCGCACCATTGCCGGCAATTCGGAATCCCGCTGTTACAAACCCTGTTGCTGTCCGGAGCAGGAAGGAACAGGCATCTCGCTGCAGCCCGATGAGATCGAGTTGATCCGGCTCATCGACCTCGAAGGGCTCGAACAGGAAGAGGCTGCCGAGAGACTGGGGGTCTCGCGTAAGACCGCGTGGCGCGATCTCCATGAGGCCCGGCGCAAGATTGCCGATGCACTCGTCAACGGGAAAGGGATCGAGATGGCCGGCTGCACAAAAGCTGCTGAAGGCCGGTGCCCGAAATGCCCGAAGGATACGACTGACCGGATCTAA
- a CDS encoding cupin domain-containing protein, giving the protein MKITNVSNVVSGPNPHHVDARKVYDTPHAMAVVITLKPGEALKKHITPVDVFFYVLEGTGIVEIGNEKQTVGKDMLVESPAKIPHTWSNESASVFRVLVVKVPKPTEETKLL; this is encoded by the coding sequence ATGAAAATTACCAATGTTTCGAACGTCGTTTCGGGCCCGAACCCGCACCATGTCGATGCCCGGAAGGTTTACGACACCCCGCATGCGATGGCGGTTGTCATCACGCTCAAACCCGGCGAAGCGTTAAAAAAACACATCACGCCGGTCGATGTCTTCTTCTACGTGCTGGAAGGAACAGGCATTGTGGAGATCGGAAACGAGAAGCAGACCGTAGGAAAGGACATGCTGGTTGAAAGCCCGGCAAAAATTCCGCATACATGGTCCAATGAATCCGCGTCCGTTTTCCGCGTGCTCGTAGTAAAGGTTCCAAAACCCACCGAAGAGACAAAACTGCTCTGA
- a CDS encoding cation:proton antiporter, giving the protein MDAAVTVLFLGLLIFLGNILSRFFTLTKIPDVLFLIAIGILVGPFLGLVTPSAFGVVGPLFTMVTLAIILFEGGLHITIETLKKAITGTTAITVANFVIITVICIAIMTYWAGFSIIEACMLGAILGGTSSAVVIPFTNYLNIRNDTKAILALESAISDVLCIVVLLPLLDVVKYQEFNIGHIIGNLLSSFLVAIIIGVIAGIWWSSVYHKLASIKSIFITPAFVFIVFGFVSLLGFSGAIAALALGLTFGNLNYFKAEKILPFLGDDVTQVELTPVETEFFAQLVSLLKTFFFIYIGISIHFTNMDIIYIGALLTIIIYLARIVIVWLTIPRNIPPSDAAIVAVMEPKGLAAAVLASLPLEAGVAAGQTIQDVTYIVIFFSILVCSILIFLLERTPFSKGYRKLFWMFGKEKPSA; this is encoded by the coding sequence ATGGATGCCGCGGTAACCGTACTCTTTCTCGGTCTTCTCATATTCCTCGGCAATATACTCTCACGGTTTTTTACGCTCACCAAGATCCCGGATGTACTCTTTCTTATCGCCATTGGTATCCTTGTCGGCCCGTTCCTGGGCCTTGTTACCCCTTCCGCATTCGGAGTGGTTGGCCCGCTCTTTACCATGGTCACGCTCGCCATCATCCTCTTTGAAGGCGGCCTGCATATCACCATCGAAACGTTAAAAAAAGCCATCACAGGAACAACTGCCATAACCGTTGCCAATTTTGTGATAATAACCGTCATCTGCATCGCGATCATGACCTATTGGGCAGGATTTTCCATCATCGAAGCCTGCATGCTTGGTGCGATTCTCGGCGGCACCTCATCGGCAGTTGTCATCCCGTTCACCAACTATCTCAACATCAGGAACGACACGAAAGCGATCCTTGCGCTCGAATCGGCAATCAGCGATGTGCTCTGTATCGTGGTCCTGCTCCCCCTCCTCGATGTGGTGAAATACCAGGAGTTCAATATCGGTCACATCATCGGGAACCTTCTCTCGTCGTTCCTGGTTGCCATCATCATTGGCGTTATTGCCGGTATCTGGTGGTCATCCGTATACCATAAACTCGCAAGCATCAAGAGTATCTTCATCACGCCGGCATTCGTCTTCATTGTCTTCGGGTTTGTCAGCCTGCTCGGGTTCTCCGGTGCGATTGCCGCCCTTGCGCTCGGACTGACATTTGGGAACCTGAACTACTTCAAGGCCGAGAAGATCCTCCCGTTCCTTGGAGACGATGTCACCCAGGTTGAACTCACCCCGGTTGAGACAGAATTTTTTGCCCAGCTCGTTTCTCTCCTGAAAACGTTCTTCTTCATCTATATCGGCATCTCCATTCACTTCACGAACATGGATATCATCTACATCGGGGCCCTGCTCACGATCATCATCTACCTTGCCAGGATCGTCATCGTCTGGTTAACCATTCCCCGGAACATTCCTCCATCGGATGCGGCGATTGTCGCGGTCATGGAGCCCAAGGGACTCGCAGCAGCAGTCCTTGCATCCCTGCCGCTTGAAGCGGGTGTTGCGGCAGGGCAGACGATCCAGGATGTTACGTATATCGTGATCTTCTTCAGCATCCTTGTCTGTTCGATCCTGATCTTCCTCCTGGAGCGGACACCGTTTTCAAAGGGATACCGGAAATTGTTCTGGATGTTTGGGAAAGAGAAGCCCTCGGCCTGA
- a CDS encoding winged helix-turn-helix domain-containing protein, producing MRELRAEVTGLRTDLKRFIERANQQHIDGVLLDLKNNYSELFTNHQVENAKTDLSAHMVGDCKMRNKCYEVFMDFLQNTSRHIKEGKVSDEIIQSYREQMTTMRSKGPYDRCDTCFSEVHRLFEKQIDLMQSLGIYAKTPEAGKTSLEIPDDAVKDLLEPVANIQRFQILKSLAVQTRTFSDITQTTGLKGGNLLFHIRKLTDSGMILQRHERGDYVITDKGFRTLTSIADLYHGLNHI from the coding sequence ATGCGTGAACTCAGGGCTGAGGTCACCGGGCTTCGTACCGATCTGAAACGGTTCATCGAACGGGCAAACCAGCAGCACATTGACGGAGTTCTTTTGGATCTGAAAAATAATTATTCGGAACTTTTCACAAACCATCAGGTCGAGAATGCGAAAACGGATCTCTCTGCACACATGGTCGGGGACTGCAAGATGCGGAACAAGTGCTACGAGGTATTCATGGATTTTTTACAAAATACTTCGCGGCATATCAAAGAGGGGAAAGTCTCTGATGAGATTATCCAGTCTTACCGCGAGCAGATGACGACTATGCGGAGTAAGGGTCCGTACGACCGGTGCGATACCTGTTTTTCCGAAGTCCACCGGCTGTTTGAGAAACAGATTGACCTGATGCAGTCTCTCGGAATCTACGCAAAGACCCCTGAGGCCGGAAAGACCAGTCTGGAAATCCCGGATGACGCCGTCAAGGATCTGCTGGAACCGGTCGCGAACATCCAGCGCTTTCAGATCCTCAAGTCCCTTGCGGTTCAGACCAGGACCTTCTCCGATATTACCCAGACAACCGGGCTTAAAGGAGGCAACCTTCTCTTCCATATCAGGAAACTGACGGACTCCGGTATGATCCTCCAGCGCCACGAGCGGGGAGATTATGTCATAACCGACAAAGGATTCAGAACCCTTACCTCTATCGCCGATCTGTACCATGGGCTGAACCATATCTGA
- the tsaA gene encoding tRNA (N6-threonylcarbamoyladenosine(37)-N6)-methyltransferase TrmO, giving the protein MMEFEPVGIAHSRLSTAGAPPFQSVFSREEGTIEIFAEFREGLKNIEGFSHLIVLSCFDRAQKRALTEQPLLDAEMDHGIFACRHFNRPNPIGISYMVLTKVNGCTLFVRGMDLLDGTPILDIKPYIPAFDSIPDARSGWVSEEHIGRIRETSLRAHQDLNEKHRQG; this is encoded by the coding sequence ATGATGGAGTTCGAACCAGTAGGGATCGCCCACTCCCGGCTCTCGACTGCCGGTGCTCCGCCATTCCAGAGCGTCTTCTCCCGGGAAGAAGGGACGATAGAAATATTTGCAGAATTCCGGGAGGGGCTCAAGAATATCGAGGGGTTTTCCCACCTCATCGTCCTCTCCTGTTTCGACCGGGCACAAAAACGTGCCCTAACCGAACAGCCGTTATTGGATGCGGAAATGGATCACGGCATCTTTGCATGCCGCCATTTCAACCGCCCCAATCCGATCGGCATCTCGTATATGGTTCTGACAAAGGTAAACGGGTGTACGCTTTTTGTCAGGGGCATGGATCTCCTTGACGGGACTCCCATCCTCGATATCAAGCCCTATATCCCGGCGTTTGACAGCATTCCCGATGCCCGGTCCGGCTGGGTATCCGAAGAGCATATCGGGAGGATACGCGAAACCAGCCTTCGGGCACACCAGGATCTGAACGAAAAGCACCGGCAGGGATAG